A single region of the Ziziphus jujuba cultivar Dongzao chromosome 10, ASM3175591v1 genome encodes:
- the LOC125420150 gene encoding putative F-box protein At3g24700 codes for MGRICKLEEELVLEILLRLPAESVIQSKLVCKRWYTLIKDSAFATRHFHYSTTIVPSSTTTLLLTGPSGLAKDYVICTLTNQDVGHHGGDVMNYVVEEESKPPHYLFVTSHCNGIFMVSLVPFVGTILWNPTIKEVKLLPSPRYYPVHGEGFGYDSKANEYKVVSIPSYCSCKAEIYTMSSNCWREIEMPIEIGHSIQEHVYCKGVCYWLTLNVQDKITLLWFDMSDEKFGTIELPLSANEKEGIYEKNNRLVLRNDTIVLLSYPRVFPTASIAIEMWVLNGCCWTKLETIGPLSLSIAMAFWKRDELLFKDGNRELVSYNLRTKKIRNISFGTKLTSFAGAYPYVKSLVSLKRGTKLDRLSTFEACLKFFRR; via the coding sequence ATGGGGCGCATTTGCAAATTGGAAGAAGAGCTGGTGTTGGAAATCCTGTTGAGGTTACCCGCAGAGTCTGTTATCCAATCCAAGCTGGTGTGCAAAAGGTGGTACACTCTCATCAAAGACTCGGCATTTGCGACCAGGCATTTCCATTATTCTACCACCATTGTACCATCCTCTACAACAACACTCTTGCTCACTGGACCAAGTGGCTTAGCCAAGGACTATGTGATATGCACCTTGACAAACCAAGATGTTGGCCACCATGGCGGCGATGTGATGAATTatgttgttgaagaagaatccaAGCCACCACATTATCTGTTTGTGACGTCTCATTGTAATGGCATCTTCATGGTGTCTTTAGTCCCTTTTGTAGGCACTATTTTATGGAATCCCACCATCAAGGAAGTGAAGCTTCTACCCAGTCCAAGGTATTACCCTGTACATGGGGAAGGATTTGGGTATGATTCCAAAGCTAATGAATACAAGGTTGTCAGTATTCCATCATATTGTTCTTGCAAAGCTGAGATATATACTATGAGTAGTAATTGTTGGAGAGAGATTGAGATGCCAATAGAAATCGGTCATAGCATTCAGGAACATGTTTACTGCAAAGGAGTTTGTTACTGGTTAACGTTGAACGTTCAAGATAAGATAACCTTACTTTGGTTTGATATGTCTGATGAGAAATTTGGTACCATAGAGTTGCCGCTTAGTGCTAATGAAAAGGAAGGAATATATGAGAAGAATAACAGGCTGGTGTTGCGGAATGACACCATTGTTTTGTTGTCATATCCTAGAGTGTTTCCGACTGCTAGTATAGCCATTGAAATGTGGGTGCTTAATGGTTGTTGTTGGACCAAACTTGAAACAATTGGACCGCTGTCCTTAAGCATAGCAATGGCATTTTGGAAGAGGGATGAACTCCTTTTTAAGGATGGAAATCGAGAATTGGTCTCCTACAATCTTCGCACAAAAAAGATCAGAAACATTTCGTTTGGCACTAAGCTTACAAGTTTTGCAGGTGCTTACCCTTATGTGAAGAGTCTGGTTTCACTTAAGAGAGGTACCAAACTCGATCGTTTATCCACATTTGAAGCCTGCCTCAAGTTTTTTCGAAGATAA